The Pseudomonas extremaustralis genome contains a region encoding:
- a CDS encoding DUF6388 family protein codes for MTTTEMTQEVRHQAALEKYLEESPQLKEEIKDLSADDRRDQIQWAFEDEAESQGYQPWELTLKYTSTPEEFEAARLALHKEAAEVLGVEWEEYCEMNDLVV; via the coding sequence ATGACCACGACTGAAATGACCCAGGAAGTTCGGCATCAAGCAGCCCTCGAAAAATACCTTGAGGAATCGCCGCAGCTTAAAGAAGAGATCAAAGACCTGAGCGCCGATGACCGGCGCGACCAGATCCAGTGGGCATTCGAGGACGAGGCCGAGAGCCAGGGCTACCAGCCTTGGGAACTGACCCTCAAGTACACCTCGACACCGGAAGAATTCGAAGCGGCGCGGCTGGCCTTGCACAAAGAGGCGGCCGAGGTGCTGGGTGTCGAATGGGAAGAGTATTGCGAGATGAATGACCTGGTGGTCTGA
- the nadC gene encoding carboxylating nicotinate-nucleotide diphosphorylase — protein MPNLRLADLTAEIEANVRRALLEDIGSGDITAQLIPAERLATATIITRDTAVIAGTAWVDAVFRQLDPRVCVHWQVADGERVSPDQVLFHLEGPARSLLSGERCALNFLQLLSGVATRARFLADVVASTQVKLLDTRKTLPGLRLAQKYAVTCGGCHNHRIGLYDAFLIKENHIAACGGIAQAITAAHKIAPGKPVEIEVENLEELREALAAGADIIMLDELSLDDMREAVRLNGGKAKLEASGGINERTLLPIAETGVDYISIGAMTKDVKAVDLSMRLSI, from the coding sequence ATGCCGAATCTCCGTCTTGCCGACCTCACCGCCGAAATCGAAGCCAACGTGCGCCGCGCACTGCTGGAAGACATCGGCAGCGGCGACATCACCGCACAGTTGATCCCGGCCGAACGCCTGGCCACCGCCACGATCATTACCCGCGACACCGCTGTCATCGCCGGTACCGCTTGGGTGGACGCTGTATTCCGCCAACTGGACCCACGGGTCTGCGTGCACTGGCAGGTGGCCGACGGCGAACGCGTCAGCCCCGACCAGGTGTTGTTCCACCTCGAAGGCCCGGCACGTTCGCTGCTCAGCGGCGAACGCTGTGCACTGAATTTCTTGCAGTTGCTGTCCGGAGTGGCCACGCGCGCCCGGTTCCTGGCCGATGTTGTCGCCAGCACCCAGGTCAAGCTGCTCGATACCCGCAAAACCCTGCCCGGCCTGCGCCTGGCGCAGAAGTACGCCGTGACCTGCGGCGGCTGCCATAACCATCGCATCGGTTTGTATGACGCGTTCCTGATCAAGGAAAACCATATCGCGGCCTGTGGCGGCATTGCGCAGGCCATCACCGCCGCGCACAAGATTGCACCGGGCAAGCCAGTGGAAATCGAAGTGGAAAACCTGGAAGAACTGCGCGAAGCGCTGGCGGCAGGCGCCGATATCATCATGCTCGATGAGTTGAGCCTGGACGACATGCGTGAAGCCGTGCGCCTGAACGGCGGCAAGGCCAAGCTGGAAGCCAGCGGCGGGATCAATGAACGCACGCTGCTGCCCATCGCCGAGACCGGGGTGGACTACATCTCCATCGGCGCGATGACCAAGGACGTGAAGGCAGTGGATTTGTCGATGCGCCTCAGCATCTGA